ATCTTCAAatcataaaaagacaaaaacaaaaaactcaaagACTGATTAGAAAGATTTTGATTTGGtagaacattaaaatattttggctAGAAATGTTAGAAATGGATATAATCAATGTGCTTCATACAGACACAATTGTGTTTCCTTACTAGATGCCCCAGATTTACAATAAAGGGATTAGGCAAAAATGTAGTGCTTCACTTCCCCTGTTCATCTCAGTTACTGAGCTCTTGGCAAGCCAGAAACTCCAGTCTTGGTTTGCAGTCAGAATATCATTATAAGTCATCTAGCAGCcagaaatgtaaaagaaaaatcagaccagatcacAATGGCTATTCAAACAGTGGAAATACTTTATAAAGCTTCAGGCAAACATCAAAATGTTGAGAGATGTAACATATTGAGCATCCATGATTGTTCTCAATCATACAACATACCAGTTAAACTGGAGGTTTGGTATAGGAATTTGTGTTATAAAAACTGCAAGCAATAGTGTCAAGCTaagtaatgaaaaaaacattaataaatgcAAATTAACATTAAACTAGTTAGACCTTCGTCTCTTAGGAAGGACATTAATGGACACTTTTTTTCAAGATTTATTCAACTTGCATATTCCGTACCTACATCTCCAAACATTTTTAAGGTACTTAcctaattaatattttatcttatctGGACAAATAGACATCATtacataaacaaagaaaaaacagtttCCAGGGTACATTGTCATTTTAAACAAGAAACTATCAaagcataaacataaacatgtcaaaaagaaattaaaaggcAAATAAAATAGAGCAGTGTACTTAACAGAgtttttctgtaggttttgtATGTTTAATCACTTGCTATTATCTttataaattaataattaattgccTGTTAAAGATGACATTCATTGTCTGCCCCAAGAGAACAAGCACAGTGAGTTTTATGTTATATCAGACTTTATTGTTGAACTAGACAGGAGCAGAATGGTAGGTGCATGTACTTCCTGTCTTTCCCCAAAGAACTGGGATTTCCTGGTTGTGTCTGCCCTTGCAGTGATCTGATTGGGTAAAATGCCTTAAAATCTAGTGGCTGAGCAATAATAGGACAGCTTCTTGATGATAACATATGCATAAAATGCCACCACACGTTATTTACGCCACGTTCTGATTCGCAACGCGTTTGCACGTAAAAAACGGCGCATCCTGTTATTTACAAATTAGAAAAACGCGTTCATAAAAGGATGATATTTGTCCCTTGTGGCTTGCCGTAAACAGAATCAATGTCCCGTATTTGACTAGGTCAAATTCCAATAAGTCAAAAAATTATTCGATTGgagcttttctgaaatgtaaagaaagcagagctagtcatcatcacagagccgcatcagctgtcaatcaaaatacgCAGCAGCGTCTCACGTCATGACCAACCTGTGCACCATGATGCTTGTATAGCCTACATCAGTAGTAGTATATAATGGAAAGTATGTGACGGTAAATAAAATGCAACTACAACAAAGACTAGGAAACTATATAACTGGATGAGGCCAGTGAAAGGGGATATCAGAGGGATTTTTTTGTTAAGTTTgccaaagttatttttaaatttcacaCGATGTGAAGCAACTTTATAAAAGTGAGTCGCACAAGAAATGCACAGCTGAAAAAGCCGCCTGCTGATCTATGGACTCATTTTTGCTCAAACTCAGAGATGACAGCAAGACAGACAAGGTGACAGCAACAGAGATTAACACTGTTACACTTTAAAAGcttgtaaagtattttttaaaacttgtaCTAATTCATTATTCTGCAAAAACAGGGAGAGATTGATGAATGTAATGTGAGatctttgttaaattaaaatatatgacGTCATCATAGTGTTGGTAATGTGTCCCACAATGTCCCTCATTGGCATCCTTGTTGTCTcgcatttgtttgtttttttagatctGGTCACCCTCCTGATCTGCACCTTGTTCCTATAAACACATGACAATAGCTATTACATTTAAACTAATTAAATATCCAATCTTTAAAATTCCTGTACTCCAGGGTGAGGCAAGTGTGAAAGAAGGACTGGAAAATGTTCCATTTTTCCACCTCCAAGTCAAGGATGAAGATACCAGAGGTACCAAAGCCTGGAAGGCAAAATATGAAATCCATggagacaaaaacaacaacttcaGAGTCATTACTGATCCCCAAACAAATGAAGGTCTACTCTATGTGGATAAGGTACCTTTTCTCTTGTTATACCATGGAACTACTCTTTTTCAAAAGTACACCACGACATGTATTAAAACTCATAAATTACACTGTGTCTTGGAAAAAAAAGCCACTAGTTTGTGTAATTCGAAATGCTTGGTTTTGCTAACACATTCCAAGTTTAAAGCATAAATGTAAGCAGCTAAACATTAATTCATCTTAAGGCAGATGAGGTTTGGAAAACGTTAATGTCAGCAAGCACAGGTAATTTGTCTCTACTATAGGGGAAACTGGCTAATGTTTTAAAGGATAAATTATGTAAGTAAAATACTTGTTCATCTTAACATctatgacaaaataaaaggcaGAAAAAGCACAGAGTAAACACAAAGATTAAATGATGCAATatctaaataatattaataaacatATTACAAAGCGGTTAACTTAACTGAGTAAAACTAGCTGGATTATGAGATTATGCAAATGAACATGacattttttggtaaaaaataacctttaaattcTAATGCTCTAACAGCACCTCGACTATGAGAATGAATCCTTGAAGAACATCACAATCACTGTGGAGAATGAGATTCCCTATTTCACATGCAAAGTGACAGATCGTAACACCGCTGGTCTTTGGAAAATAGAAACAGATACTGGTAGTAGCCTTTTTAATGGAGCGAATATTGGAAGTGGCACTGGTGGAGGAGGGACTTTATCCAGACATCAAATGACAGTGGCTGTAGAGGATGTCAATGAGCCTCCAGTGTTTGACCCACTAAAACCGGTTTCTGTACCTGAAAATGTGGCGGTGGGCCATTATGTGGGAACATGTGCAGCTAGAGACCCTGATGTCACCAGTACAAACATAATTAGGTAAGTCATGATTGTATACTCAAAGGTGTGCACatgttaaaaaaactgttttttgtgatgtaaaaaactaaaaccacTATACCAAATTTCCACCTTTAATATGACAAATATCCTGCAAGGTTCAACAACCAAACAGTTTTGGGGGAGGCTAGTCAGATGAAGGGGTGGGTGTGGTAGTTCGGAGGGGAGAGGAGGGTAGGGGGTTTGTTGGGGTTGGAGTTGGGGATGAGAGTTTGGACTCTTCGACAGCATTTTATAGAACTGAGTAGTCAAGTGTTCCAGCAGCATGAAGCCCCATCCAGTGTTTCTGTTCAAGCTGAGTTGAATAAATgagatttatctttttttctgaatCACACTAATTAATCAATTTATTACTCTTGTGAAATGTTAGACCGACTTTATGTAGCCAGTTTGATTAAAAATCCAATTAGCTAACACAAACAACTGCTTCACCACGATACCCAGCATTACCAGGCCCACATTTACCGTATTATGTCTCATTAATGACAACTTTTAAAGCCTAGATTTACAAAGGTGTTGTAACAGTTAGCCGTAATTGTAATTATGTAACTGAATTTATAAATTTGGTTCACAACACAGAAGTGAGCAACATCACGATTTACAGACAGGTATCATCACTAAGGAGAAAATCACCAAAAACCATAAGAACATGCTGTATTTCCATCACCATCCTCCAGAAACCTGAGCCTAAATTAGAAGTGTGCAGTAACTAGTTATATTTAATTAAGtaattttttcaggaaaaatttacttttagaaataattttactgcactgactttttacttttatcaaGTAAAATTATTATGAAGTAACTCTTACTAATGCttacaaaaatgtattcattaccTATTGGAACTATTGGCTTCAAAGGTTATACGTTGtggaaaactgaaaattggAAATGTGTGTTCTGActtagtttttttattgttttattacaaattttttatgttattatcCAAAGTACCAGAACCTGCACATGTTGATAattttcaaagaaataaatCTGATTAAACGGTACTACTCAAGTTCTTAGTACTTAGTAAAAAATTTTTTGGATTACTACTTTTTACTTGTActtgtgtaaaaatatattgaagtagtactactcttacttgagtacaGTCTTTGGCTACTCCACCCACCTCTGGCCTAAATAAAGAACAGTATATAGTTAAGTAAGTATAAATCCTTTTAGAAAGTATTTAGAAATGTAAGTAACATTGAAAcatcttattttaaaagggtCTTAAACTTCAAATGTTTGAGCATCTTAACTGATATTATGTAAGGATTACACTGTTCTTACTCATAGGGCTTTTAAatttgtaaagaaaagaaattaataaacatattttatgaAACACTTTGAGACCTTGTTTCAAACTATTTTGAAAGAGCAGCATTTTACATAGATAGTGTATATTTTTCTCTGTCCATAAGGAATGTAATTCATTTATTACAATGCTCAGAATCAagatatgtatgtgtatgtaattTGGGGATGACCATAAGTAATTTATTTTGAGGTATATGTAGTTTGTTTTATAATCACAAACGGTGTACCAGGAGGTCGCTGCATAATTAGCAGTGCTTCAGCAAATGTGTGCAGTATCAATATTCTAAGAAAGCCGTTTTACAGGATAAATGTTACAGTATAGGTGcaaagttttgaaatgatttatcatgttctctttttttcacGTTACAAATATTCAGCATTTGAACATCGGGATGTACACTTTTGAGAGCCACTTTTATCACATATAAGTCTTTCTAAAAAACTTACATTACAATGTTGAGGGTAGCTATATATGTCTGATGTGTGTTTCAGATACATAAAAGGAGAGGATCCAGCTAATTTGGTTACAGTGGACCACAAGACAGGAAAAATAACAACATCGGGGGTTTTGGACAGAGAGTCACCCCTTGGTAAAGATGGACTTTATGCCGTCACAATACATGCTGTTGACAATGGTATAGTCAAATAGATTacataaacacattttcatatAAGGTAATTCTTTGTCATTACTGAACATGTTCAATGTGTCTGCTCAAGGGAATCCTCCGATGACAGGAACAGCGACTCTCAGCATCTATATTATTAATGAGAATGACAATGCTCCATCTCTGATTGTAAGCACCTTTGACATATGCCAAAGTGACAAACCCTCATGGGTCAATGTCACAGCTGTGGACCTAGACGGAGAACCATACAGTGGGCCTTTCATATTCAAACTTCTTGGAGATGTTAAGAACAAGTGGAGGGTTGATCCTGAGCAAGGTGAGATATGTCCCTAAATTCCTTACCTCATTAAAATAATGtcactgctgtgaaaaacattctgaactTAAATTAAGCTTATACTGGtatttaaaagtattcataccccttgaatttctccagatgttgttgcagtacaacaacaaacatcaatgtgttttattgggactttGTGTGATGAACAAATAGATGTGAAGCTTCAGGAAAAGGGTATATGTTGACTTTTTTGGATATACAATTCTCAAAACCgtgatttgcatttattttcagccccatttactctgatacctctaaaaATCCAAAGGAACCAACTGCCATCAGAGTTAGCTAATTTGTAAATGAAGTCCACCTTTGTGTGAGATTGTATCTTAGTATAAATATAGCTATATGACATCACACAGGTCATGGGTAAAGTtgaggagaagtttaaagcagggcctggttataaaacaaaatcccaaactTTTAACATCTAAAAGAGCACTGCTTATTTCATCATAGGAACATGTCTGTTAACCCAACATGACAGGTTGGACAAGGGGAACATTGATCAGAGAGGCTAGATCAGAGTATTGGGTAGAGGTAGAAAAGGGCAAAGCTGGAAGAAAAGCTGTCATAAAGTTCAAAAGACTTGACTGTTGGGTCATCGTCCATTTTGACCAGAAATGGAGACCACACCTCCCAGCAAGAATCGCAGCTCAACAGGTGTCGCAGCTCCGATGTCCCTGGAGGTGAGCTTTTTTAGGGCTCAAGAAACGCTCTGCCTTTGCCATTTACAGCCGTAGCGTGCCAATAATATGCTCGGAGCTGATTTCTTGAGTAATAGAAGCTCGCAGGCgtttacttttcctccacactggcCATCCCCAGAAGAGCttaaaagctggaaatctgtctgacatAAAAAGATCAGAAGTTCCATATTCCGACTGAAGAACGTCAGCCAATACCCTGGCGAAGGTGAAAACCCCAgagcacaggtgtcaaactccagtcctccagGGCCGGtaacctgcaacttttagatgtttctctgtttcaacacatctgaatcaaataattatgtcattagcaggactctggagaacttgactgcatactgagtaGGAAATGTAGCcatttgtttgaggtgttttggaccagggacacatctaaaagttgcaggacactggccctcgaggaTTGCAGTTTGACACCTCTGCCCCAGATggttgcccaaggacacaagtTTTCTCCTTGTGTTTCAGTCTATTGCAACAGTGCATCATATTTTCCCTGTTTAGGATAAAAGAGGAGAAGGAGATAATTTAGTGTTTGCGAACGTGCAACACTTGCCACTCAGAACTTCAACCCTTCCTTGACGGAGGCCTACATGCCAGCATCCCTTTTTCAGAGGATTCAGAGGCATAGTTAACATGATCTAGGATCACcattagttaatccaaggtattaaatgtgttttgaaaGGTTTATCTTGAACTTTGATTGCTTTTGGTTATTGTTGGACTGCGCAGTGCGGCTGCCCTCAGCAAAGTTTGAATGCTGGTACGGTGTTGTGGTGCTGGTGTTTTGATCAACTGAGCGCTGAGCTAGTTTGTAGTTAAAGTGGACTTTAAAACAGACTGAGGCTGCGAATTGAGCCTCATGTTCGTATCCATTGTTTCACAGTTTATGGCCCTTTGTGTTTTACTGAGTTCCTGCCGTGGGGGGTTTACGACTATATGCTGAGTAGCTCTGTTAGCAGATAAGGATCTCAGCCGCTTACGAAGTGTGGAAACTCGTTTCCTCCCactgaatgtgtttttccaaTATTCCTACTCATAGTCAAATGGCACAATGGCCCAgtaaaagtccagacttaaactGTCATGACATGAAAACTGGAGGTCACAGatactctccatctaatctgagtTCCGTTAGATCTGTTCGACTTAGAgattagttcatttattttgttccaTTTGTGGTTTGGTTTTTAATGTTCTATGTTTTCATTTCTGGTTATTCtggtgttttgttctgttaggAATTATATTCTGTGTTCTCTAGTTTACCCTGAATAAGAGCGCCTCAGTTCTCTGCGCTCCCTCCACTTTTATTCTGCTAATTATCTGTGGCACATCCCAGTAATCAACCTCCATACAGTAAATAGTTCTTGTTTTTGTCAGCCAGTCTCCGTTCCTCTGTAGTTCAGTCTGTTGCTCTTGTCTTTTTTGCTCCTGAAAACCTATTATTGTTGTCTCTGTGTTCGGGTCCACAACAAACACAATTCATAGCAAGTTAAACTGttttgataaaaaagaaaaaaaaaacactaggCAAAATGTTCTTAGGCTCTATTTCATAAATCCTAAACAAATAAACTGAGGTTTAAGCAAAATGTGAAAGATTGCAAGGGGTATTTATTATGTTGTAAGATACTCTAAAGGGGATCATCATTCATCCTATAACATAACCAAATATTTATTCGTTTTGAATTTGCAGGGTATTCAGTCAAccttgtaaaagaaaataatatttattctgGGTATTACAAGTTGGAGCTGGAAGTGTCAGATTTTGAAGGAAAGAAAGCTCTCCATAACTTGTCAGTTATTGTGTGTGAGTGCTCTGATGCAACAAGGCCAGACTGCAGACAGCAAAAAGCTACTGGATGGAGAGTAGCAGCAGAAACTCTGGGAATATTATTCTTCTCCATTTTTTTGCTCATAGGTAAGACAAAATCTAAATTCATCATGTTATTAACAGCAtaatcaaaaaataataaacaaaaacattagtgATGTAACATGTATTTGTCATATTATGTCTGGTCTTCACACTCCAGGTTTGGgatttttaacctttttggTATCGTGTAAAACTGAGAGAGTACTAATCCCAGATGATGATCCTCTGCAACACTTAATGACAAGTAACACAGAAGCACCAGGAACTGACTGCAAAGTATGCCGTTTACATTAATGCCACCATGGCTAtttaacagacacacacaccttaACAAAACAgacttaacaaaacaaacagctatTTTATCTACATATCTTTTTTTGCATGTCTTgaattgatttcatttaaaatgaaaagataagtcttaaaaaatctttaaaattttactgtagaactgaaaatgtatgtatgtgtttaaGGTGCCCTTAAATTCACTAAACAGCAATCATAAAGAACAACAGATGCAAGTATCTGAAGACACAAAGATGATGATAACACCGGTGAGTACTGTACATTCTTTACTTATTAAGTTTAATAGCTGAAAAtcattttataataatttttttaatatgctTCCTGAATAGAATGAGCCGTCCAAGTTAACCTTATTGTTTCATTACAATTATCACTTGTACTGTCTTTCCCTTAGACCACAAACACCATCCTGCTACTGGAAAATCAATACATATTAAAACACAGCTAAACCTTAGGGTCACTAAACTACACTatgcaaaatttattttaagtgtttGTTCAATCTTGACACACAAATCTACTACAGTTCTGTTCAGAGGTTAACATACATTACCAGTCAAAATGTTGAACACATCTTGCCAGTCAATggcttttctttatttctgttactttCTATATTATAGATACATagtgaagacataaaaactctGAAGCACAAGTATATAGAATTATGTGGAAAACAAGACTtagtgaaataactgaaaacatctttaaaattttagattcttcaaaatcaaaatagaatcctttgctttgattactgctttgcacactcttggtattctcttGATAAGCTTAATggggtagtcacctgaaatgtttttccaacagtgttaaatagtttatttaaatcagtTGTTTCTAAGCACAGACCACAGTcttgttaaatatttatttactgtcAGGTCCAAGGCAggattcacaacacattagaatttGTGCtgccaattcttgtttttataaaCTACTGTTATATTCTAATGTCCTAAATATGAACCAATGttatattcataaaaaaaactatgttaAGTTATTTAAAAGCTCATTAATGCCCACGATAAGTGAATGTAAAAACTGTAGTTTCTCATTACATTTCATACataacatcagggctactacaccagaggagttatttccaacttttctgcctactgctctggaatttttggacattctggtcaaaggttccgctcacctttgttcacgcggtgaaacgccagaagagagggaaacgggctggggtgctggtacgacttcgccagcgtggactacgaacaccgttacctggaatatttctctctaacgtgcgctcacttcccaacaaaattgaggaactacaactgctgttggggaaaaacagggacttttattcatcggcagttttgtgcttcacggagacctggctgtgtggattaatactggactctgcgctgcagctggcaggattccagctctacagagcggacagagacatggaactctccggcaaagcgaaaggtggaggaatctgtttttacctcaacagtggttggtgcaacgacgtgacagtgattcagcagcactgttctccagacctggaagccttcatcataaactgtaagcctttctattccccccgtgagttcgctttgttcatcctggtcggtgtttacatcccgccgcaagctaacgtgcaggtcgcacagcgcatgctcgccgaccagatactgagtgtggagcggaccaacccggactccttagtaatcgtcgttggcgactttaacaaaggtaatctgacccacgaactccccaaatatagacagtttataaaatgtccgaccagagaggacaacattctggatcactgttacaccaccatcagagacgcttatcacgccgtcccacgtgctgcactgggccaatccgatcaCATCATttgtccacctgattcctgcatacaggcagaaactaaagctctgcaaacctgttgtgaggacgacaaggaagtggagcagtgaggctgtggagaatctccaggcgtgtttaggctgtacagactgggatgtgttcaggactactaccaacagtctggacgagtacacagaggctgtgacttcctacatcagcttctgtgaggacagctgtgtaccatcatgcaccagggtgagttacaacaacgacaaaccctggttcacagctaaactcagaaggttaagactggataaggaaaaggccttcaggagtggggacgaagacatatacagagaggcaaagtacaagtttggcaaggcagtgaaagaggccaaacgactttactctgagaagctccaaaaccagttctcagccaacgactctgcgtctgtcttcaaagggctcaagcaaatcaccaactacaagccgaaagccccccactccatcaacgaccgacgcctcgccaacaacctgaacaagttctactgccgctttgaaagacaaagggacagtcctgcaaccatcccccacgacaccccccaacagctgcagccacaatccaccacccccacctccccaacctcaagaggggccttggcacctccaacccccaccctgaagttcccccccaccagccccctacccacgccgaggacggctttttccatccaggagagggacataaacaaactcttcaggagacagaacccccggaaagctgctggtccggattctgtctcaccagccagcctgaagcactgcgctgatcagctgtctccagtcttcacagacatttttaacacctcactggagacatgtcatatgccagcctgcttcaagtcctccaccatcgtccctgttcccaagaagccaaggaccacagggcttaatgacttcagacccgtcgccctgacctctgtggtgatgaagtcctttgagcgccttgtgctctcacacctaaaagacatcaccgaccccctcctggaccccctgcagtttgcctacagagccaacaggtctgtagatgatgcggtcaacctagcccttcacttcatcctccggcacctggactccacaggaacctatgccaggatcctgtttgtggatttcagctctgccttcaacaccatcgtcccagctctgctccaggagaaactctcccagctgagtgtgcccgactccacctgtaggtggataactgacttcctgtctgacaggaagcagcgtgtgaggctggggaagcacgtctctgactccctgaccatcagcaccggttcccccccaggccttgttctctctcctctgctcttctccctgtacaccaacagctgcacctccagtcaccagtctgtcaagcttctgaagtttgcagacgacaccaccctgatcggactcatctctgatggtgacgagtccgcgtacagatgggaggtggaccatctgttggactggtacagccagaacaaccttgagctcaacgttctaaagacagtggagatggttgtggacttcaggcagaacccagccccacctgcccccatcaccctctgtgactccacaattgacactgtggaatctttccgcttcctgggaaccatcatctcccaggatctcaagtgggagccaaacatcagctccctcatcaagaaagtccagcagaggatgttcttcctgcggcagctgaagaaattcaacctgccaaagactatgatggtgcacttctacacagccatcattgagtccatcctcacctcctccatcaccatctggtacgccgctgctacagccaaggataagggcaggctgcagcgtgtccttcggtctgctgagaaggtgattggctgcagtctactgtcgctccaggaacggtacacctccaggaccctgaagcgggcagggaagattctggctgatccctcccaccccggtcacagactctttgaaactctcccctctggcaggaggctgcggtccatccggaccaaatcctcacgccacaagaacagttttttcccatttgccaccagccttgttaacaaaggactcctgctttacttgcactgccatacttgcacactgatcatctgcactgttgtattgctcttgcatcttatactgctctatacttactctcactcacttaaaactgtgcacatatatttatattatattgtagaaatgtttatactgtttattaCTGAAACGCTACATGCTCTTACACGcattactgaaatgctctcacacacactactgaaatgctacATACAacttttttgggaaaaaagacaactcttcaagcgagatggtttctgtttgaacaagccaggagccagacgtttcacatctaatctcttctattcagtaaataatccgccagcagcttcgaccttcagcagagaacatggagtatcaacaacaatgatagagaggtcatcacaaaaggtctccccgtcgaaatccacaggagaagtggacccccccattatacccccatccaaccaaacccagacccagaccgacacccccggtaaacccccctcaccccagaccctgACCCAGACTGCACAGAACTCTCTCATCTCCTCACTGAGCCCACTTTTTGCTTTattggattctgataacatgaaaggagctcttaaaatcaggacagaaatggctctgacatcttctccattcaacaccctccgtggccgaggccctgctactaaaccaatcttccaaatgccgcagacctccaccacctcctaatctatctcctcctaatcaggaccttcaaatcacttctctgtgatacagtctgggccccagtggtaactctatcagaaat
This DNA window, taken from Girardinichthys multiradiatus isolate DD_20200921_A chromosome 1, DD_fGirMul_XY1, whole genome shotgun sequence, encodes the following:
- the LOC124861624 gene encoding cadherin-13-like, which produces MLFLVIQVDIDPNLNVFEITGQGINEEPRELLEINKKSGRVYVLGPVDYEKFQILKLIIKARSKNNQILTQVGINFEIIDANDNPPMFNQTMYETTINESTLQGTGLINVTATDHDSKEENKNFTFSIDSVTPKPDDFEFFINEVPNFNNGTISFKGCLDRKKADKYILIVKATDLGKPKPLSSSTTITINIEHGNRHRPVFMNQTGEASVKEGLENVPFFHLQVKDEDTRGTKAWKAKYEIHGDKNNNFRVITDPQTNEGLLYVDKHLDYENESLKNITITVENEIPYFTCKVTDRNTAGLWKIETDTGSSLFNGANIGSGTGGGGTLSRHQMTVAVEDVNEPPVFDPLKPVSVPENVAVGHYVGTCAARDPDVTSTNIIRYIKGEDPANLVTVDHKTGKITTSGVLDRESPLGKDGLYAVTIHAVDNGNPPMTGTATLSIYIINENDNAPSLIVSTFDICQSDKPSWVNVTAVDLDGEPYSGPFIFKLLGDVKNKWRVDPEQGYSVNLVKENNIYSGYYKLELEVSDFEGKKALHNLSVIVCECSDATRPDCRQQKATGWRVAAETLGILFFSIFLLIGLGFLTFLVSCKTERVLIPDDDPLQHLMTSNTEAPGTDCKVPLNSLNSNHKEQQMQVSEDTKMMITPVFIDSAVNVQASPCGNNSNEDRSSGRKSSVLSFHEHWKMSSEISPSAIGIRPKQGTLKDAVWMEHAQETLLVTALTTMLDRLEAPGEELGDYAPTVYVWEGDLERSFELDTITNPEVPIDSDLELDSRFLALASICLPDTSAQSTKT